The Drosophila yakuba strain Tai18E2 chromosome X, Prin_Dyak_Tai18E2_2.1, whole genome shotgun sequence DNA segment TGAAATAAGAAAAGAATTAATTACCATTTCCAAGACAAAACGTCTATATAGTGTCCGCAATTACGACTTCAGTTAAATAAGATATTTTATTCGAGCCACCCAAATCGACATACATAGAAcagcacagcaacaacaacttgtattttttatatagTATTTGAAAGGGAGAGCGCGCTTGagatgtatttgtatttttaatcgATATGAGATAGCATATATGGTACGATTCTGTATTAGATTTATATAtccaatatatatatgctaAGCATTCCTAGAATGTcacacacaaaagaaaaaacacgCCCAAAAACACGTTCATTCCAAGTGAGGAATTGATTTCCTTCCTTTAATTTCAGCAGCTTCCTTTTCCTCGTCCTCCATCCACGCACACACTTACATACACTACACCAACACACACTTAGTTCATAATTTgagttatttaattaatatttattgatcGCATgtccttgtgtgtgtgtacttttCAACTgagaaatgtatttaaaaatgttcaccatgttttattaatttattttactcacgcacacacacacgcatacaaGCAATTATTGAGTAGTGAACTATTATTTAGTTAAATTAATGCATCAAACGATTAAATAACAATCAGAACAAAGCGAACGGAAGCAGAACAAACAGCAGCTGGTTGAAAGTTGAGAGAGCTagcaacatagcaacataAGTGCAATTATAAACTAAACCTAAAAATCAACAAGAATGTCTAACATTATCGTGTAACCGAGACAGAAGATAGGAGAGTGGTACATgggagaaagagagggaaaaTCAAATGtcatatttaaaatctaaacACCACTAAACACTAAACTTTCCGctaaatcaaaatcagaaagtatagacaaaatatatatacaaatcaAGCCCTTACATTTCGGTCTTAAATTAGTTTAggtaaattaaaataaaattgttttcagaTGAATAACCTGatgtatacatacatttcCAAAGATTTACCAAAACTTCGTTTAGCCTCAGGCaggcaaaaacattttaaaaatcaaacGCAAAAGGTTTCTTTTTAGTGGTGTTTTTAGTACAATTTTGTAGTTTAATAAATTCGTGTGGGAATCCACTAATATACTaactttcccattttccgctttCTTTCTCCCGATCGTTTTCCACATAGACAGAGTTACTCCGAATCCATCCTCCAACCAAGCCCCAATTTAAGTAATATATTTATGGAAACAAGACAAACATACGAGCAATGTTTAAAACTTCGTAGCCAATTGTTAGTAAAAAAATGTGAGAGTAACCACAAAAGaacaaagcgaaaagaattgAAAATGAAGACAAGTTATGCCGAGCACTCGGAACTGTATTTATTTACAGCCAATTTTAGGAacatgtattttattattttttttttttttttgttgcggGTGAACTTCGTCtgcgatttatttttgtatagcTTTTAAGGTCGGCAGTTAGAGCGAAAGAGATAGCTAGAGattgagagagagagagagggcgaGCAAGCGAgatagtatttttttttacatttttgtacaatttaaaattgtaactGCTTTTTATCAATCAATCAATGAATGATTCCCTCCCTCCACAagcccacacacatacaaaacacacacacgcgtaCTGTGCGAAGTATTTTCTATATTCATTACATATAAATGTACCCATACccatattcaaatatttaccatTTAAACGCATATGAAactaaatttatgaaataattttttttgtcgtttttttttatcatattTATTAGCCGCAGCTTATAAAATAGATTTACAATAATgattacaatttttttgtatgAAAAGCAAAGAATGATGTCtatgaaatataatttaatatacacatataaatatatatatattttaaagcgAATAATAGTAAGGATCCATTGCAAGCAGCATCAACAAATAGAACTGACGTGCCTATGTAGCGATTAAATCTGACTAAACACCCATACACATACACCCAAAtatacacagacacacacaaacacttaGAGACAAGCCGATGTAATGCATTAAATAATCATTCCAAAATGTCATCTGAAggaaaagaaacgaaaaacaacaaaaaaaaatacaaacattatatatttttaaatgaataaataatatttcaagaATATGTTGATTTCTTCTCAAATCGATGGCTGGGAAACTGAGTAGCTTTGTCGAACCTAGCTATTTTTCTGAGTGTAAAGCTGCGTTTACACGTGGTTCCCCAAAGTAGGCAATAGTTTAATGGCATAGTTAAGCGGGCAAAAAGCTTTCCAATTTGCTTATGCCATAATTAGCAAAGAGAATGCTTAAATCTTTTACGATCATGGGAGCCAAGTTTATTATCACAGCCTTTTCTGATGCATATTTGctaatcaatttaaattatttatcaTAGTCTCTTAGCAAATGTCTAAAATTCTATTTCCATAATATTCCGCGGACTTTTCATCCCAGATTTATGTGACAACATGAAGTCTTCTGTATTTCCGAATTAATGTGCGTATATGTTGAGCAATTCCATTTGGAAACTGGAACATTTTCGTATTAATATCTCACTCATATGACGCAAATCAACATTGCTAATCTATTTTTATGGTTTCTCTTTTATTGGATTTTTCCCACTTGCACGTGTTGATGATACCCATCGAATCCTACgagtatatactatattttttagtGCCCAGGGGAGTGGAAATGGGGCGAATTCTTCGGCATTTGTTTGGCCATTTCCATTCGTCGGCGAATCTCTTTGAATGCTTAGGCCCAGCAGACGTGCACATCCACTTCAGTTGAGTTCAGTtgaataaatatgtacattatCTATGTACGTACACATGGACTACCTTTGTTGGATCCGTGAGTCTGCGGATCTGGgcaatgtatttatttaattaacgCTAATTCTGGACCGCTGGCCAGCTCCACGTCCTCGTCAATATTTCTCATTCATTGGGCAAATAAACATTAATCCGGTCGCGTGTTCCATTCGAAATTCGCAGATGTGCGACTGATTAAACTGATCTTGAATGGCATCGAAATTGCTGAGGAAGTACTATTTTtacagatactcagatactcgTAGCTATTAGATACCCAATATAAGCCGCTTGGTGCCAATTAAAAAACGTTTTCTTTGTGGTTTGTCCTTTTttattcggttttattttgttttgtatatatgtagcGTAACTTGTAGTAACGTAActaaattttacaaatattctTTCACTTCCTGTGCTTTGGTCCTACAtgacgaaaaaaaaaacaaaaaaaaatggttttgatatatgtatgtttaataTATAGATAAAGTTATATACGTATGTGTTTTACATTGGATGtattaataatagcaataataacaacaataacggACAGCAGCGGGACAAGAACGGTAAGTGATCATTGTGTATCATTCACGATTATCATGTTTATCGGCGCTTAGTCCTTGTCTTTACCGTTACTCAGCccctctgctgctgcttcagcCGGCGCCGGCGCTtgccaaatatatattattctcTACATATCGtacaatacaatacatatACATCGATTGCTATCGATCCTACCTGCTATATCTTCTCGCTGGCTTGGGGTTTTCTTTGCTTATCATATTGGGCGAAAGAGTGGCATCCAAAAACGggtatttcatattttcctttctttttctttttctgtttgtttttgttttttttttcgttttagaTAAGGCCCGATTTTGATTTGGCATTTCTTTTGCCCATTTCTGATTTCATTTTGTTGGTTCGTTTAAATTCcaatagatagatagatattttTAGGAGGGGTGGGGGGAGGGGACGTTTAAAATTAGACACACAATGAAAATCATTATCGCTATCGTTAAATAATTACTGACGATACAAATAATCGTGTATTGTAGCACACACATACCATATATACACAGATAATGCCCGATCCTCTGGCGGAATGGGGCAAATGGAAATTACTTGTGGGTCGCGGGTGGGGTGGGCTGGTGTGGTGGTGTGTTAGCTATTGTTGATTTTCAAGGAAAACGTAATTAGCCCAAAGGTCCTGCCCACAAGTTGATATCTATAATATCATAACTCTAGACAGGAGCTTGCAGGTTAACAGTTTTAGCAGAAGATTCTATGGGTTTTTGGCTGGGGGCTATCGTTTAGTGATTAGTGATTAGTTGCTTAATTGAGTTCCTTGCGCGTCGTATTGGGCAACAGCAGGCACATGAGACCACCGCCGATGAGCAGACCCGACACGATGAACGTGGGCGATGGACAGTAGTTGTCCAGCAGCTGGGCAATTACGATGTTGCCAATGATGCCGCCCAATCGAGCGGCGACCATCGAAATGGCCACACCGGTGGCCCTCAGCTTGGTGGGGAATACTTCGGTGATCAGGCAGTCGAGCGCCGCATTGGCTGCCGAGATGGCGCCACTGAAGATGGCCGATACGACCAGGTTCTGAACGGAGCTGCGCACAAAGTACATCAGCGCCGAGCAGATGCCGGCGGTCATGGTGCCGGCGATTAGGAAGAACTTCCTACCCAGCATGTCCATGCCGAGGATGGCCAAAAGATTGGCGGGCAGCGCCGAGGCCAGTGATATCAGCGATTCCATGAACACCGATTGCGGTATATCCGACGAGCAGGTGCCATTGTTGCTTTGCTCCTTGGCCAGGTTAACCACGTAGTCCGTGACAGCACAAACGCCGGCCGACTGGTCCGGGAATGCCTTCTCGTACTCCTCGAAGCGATTAAAGAGCTCCGGGAACCACATCAACAGGCCATAATAGCCAATGTGGAATGTAAAGTTAATCGTGATCGAGACGATGGTGAATCGCAGTATGGGCGACTTGAACAGGGCGCGACTGTGGTCCACCATTCCGCTGATCATGCGGCTATACTTGTTCTTCACACTGCCATTGCTCTCCAGCAGCTTCTCGTCCACCTCCAGGTCGTAGACCATGTACTCGTCCGGTCGGCGCTTCGTGTTCGTCACGAAAATGCCACGGAAAATGGCCAGGGCGCGATCCTTCTTGCCGCGCGTCAGCAGAAACTTGGGCGACTCGGGCAGATAGAAGAGCAGGAATCCCACGAGGAACGAAGGCAGTGAGCAGACCAACAGGAAGATACGCCATGAGTTATACGTGAAGTACTGCGTGGTGACGCCAATCGTACGCGGGATGATCAGCCAGGCCAAGCTTGCCACGAACAGATTGCCAAACGTCCAGAAGGCGGCCATGAAGCTCAGCATGGAGCCGCGTTTCGCCTTCGGCTGGAATTCGGCGAAGTACGACCAGATCACAGGACCACTGCCGCCCAAACTGTAAATAAATGGGtaaaaaaaaggatttaatTCGTAACTATAAAAACTATCCGGggatttttcaaaaaaattatgttaatacagtgcgtatacgcaattttCCAAATCATACAATGCGTATACGCTATTTTCCAAATCATACAGTGCGTATACGCGATTTCACAAATCatatattgcgtatacgccccgttTACTGAGTTCTACAGCAGGACATCAAATATACgaatattttttgaaattctTTGGATATTGATAAACCAAAATTGAAGTATCATTTAGCACTCAATGTCGGAGCGCATGAAAATATTGCGAAATAAGTGTTGTTAGTTCGGTGCGGTAATTAGCAAACGATTggcaaaaaatacaaaatatattgttaAATATGGTTGAGCATTGGGGTAAACCGGTGACTAAGCGTCAATGTAACCCAAAAAGCCAGGGGGCCGAGGCCTGAGCTcagattttccatttgccagcGGCAAATTCATTGGGCATTTGGGTGATCTTTTCGCGTTCGTTACATTTTCGGGGCATTTCGATCGGACTTGCGGGATTCGAGCCTTTAATTAGCATAAACAGTCACGATATTGCGgctcaaatattttgttgttattcATAATAGAAGTAATTGAATTAACACTTTGCCCCGGGTCCGGGCCCGTGTGTCACTCAATCCACAGATCCACAGATTCATCGAACGATGATCCATGGCTGCATGGAGCGCTAGTATCACCTCATCGATTGGCTATTATTGAATGGCACTCGTTGGCTGATTGTTATGGCTTAATTTTAGATGGATGATAAATACTTACGCTGCGCCATTGAGGAAGCGGAACAGCATAAAGAAGGAGTACGTCTGCGAGAAGGACGAGGCGACGATGCAGAAGGCGTTCATGAACGAGATGACGATGAGGACCTTCTTGCGGCCAAAACTGTCGGCGATGCTGCCCCAGAAGTAGGCGCCCACCATCATGCCAATGAAGATGATCGAGTTGAGCCAGCCCTTGGTCTCCGTATTCAAATCCAGATCACATTCCGCCGATGGCAGAATGAAGGACATGGAGATGACATCCATTTCCTCGGACGTGCTGACCAATCCGCAGATGGCCAGCAGTATGTAATGGAACTTGCCATAGCCGCACAATTCGATGGCCCTCTCAAAGTTGGCGACTATCGGGGCAGTGGGTTCCGGCAAGGGTATGGACTTCTTGCGTCCCTTACCCCTACCGGGTGGCCCATGACCCCCGTGACCCCCATCGGGGGCGTCCCGCTCTACGTCCTGCTGCTTGCCATTGGCATGGCTGTCCGGCTCGTAGCCGCGATTGTCCGCCGCAAACTGATACTCCGGCTGCTTGGGTCCGGTGCCCAAGGAGTACGGCTGGATGATCGCTCGGTTGTCGATGTGCGAGGTCGCGTTTCCGGTGGCTGGTGCGATTGCCTGGCCAGTGGGATGGTTGCTTGCTTGGTTGCTTGCTGAGCTCTGGTTGTAGTTTGGTTGTAGTCCAGCTTCTACATTATAGGCTGTAATAGGTGGTTACACACGGGGATTAAAGGTTCGGTTCTTACAACAATATGATATTATCAAATATCCATTAATGTAATGGAATCTATATTACTTACATTCGCTTTTGCCCTTTGCGGAATCACCTTCTACCATTCTATAGTTCAGGGTTTTGTTGGCTTCTTGTGCGCGTAGCAAAAAGGAAATTGGGATTCTTTTCGGggttttttttgtggcttctTTGCTCTAAGCTCTGCTTAGATGGGTACAGTTGTGTAAGCCTCGCTTAGCGGTCTGCAatgagagaaagagaaaagagATGGCGAGTGTTATCGTTGTGTTTAATCAGAGATCGATCGTTGTATCGATCGATTTTTCGACATGGGAGGAAAGTGGGTTAATTTAACGCAATTGGTCGGCAATTGAGCAGAATGAATGAACGATCTGTTCGTCGCGCCCAAGCGACAACgtaattgattaataaaaaattatgcCCGAAATAGTCGCGGGCACTGAAATTAACCGTAAGTGCCGAAGGCGTGAAAAAATCCCCCATTTGGGTCgacaattttattaataaataattgaggAGCTGTCTTCGCAGCGTATTTGAATTTCACTGCTCCAGCTGCGGTGGGTGCTAAAAAAGTATATGTAGATATAACAATGTTATACTTAGGggtattttttgaaattttgccatACTAATTATAATTGTTTTGCCCACGCACTGGCAATTTTTAAGCATGGGAAACTAATTGGTTTGTAGCactcaataaaaaataagtaaaaaataaatcaaagcgAGCAAGTGCGTCTTCCGCTCGAACAGCTTGCTAATTAAGAGATTggcgaaaattgaattcaaatcGCAATTTATCGCGCCAATCTTTCACTTTATTCATtaggcagcagcggcagcggcaacaacaattacaaatgtGCATCAGTAACAAATGATTCGTATTCGCAATCGACAgcgcaatcgcaatcgcaatcgcaatcgcattGAACCTGAAACTGAACCGGCCGTACGCATGTGCAATGAAGGAGAACAGGAACCAAAAGCGCAACGGCaagtgcactgagagaaatgcTGCTGGCTTGCCAACTCTTTGCCTTACTCCTAACAGTATggtatatatatctatatatatatataatatttatctATTGGCTCATTGATATGAAATCATCAAAGCCTTTTGCGTTGTGTAGCTGTCAGTGTCCGTCACTTGTGGGTGGATGTGTTTCATTGCCACTgcgttccgttccgtttcgtTCCGCTCATTCCGTTTCCATTCGCTTGCAAAACGATAATCGCCAGCAATTAGCCATGTTTTATTATGAATATATGCTGATTTATGCCCTGGACGATCATTAAACGCCTACGCTTCCGCAAGCCAGTGCCACATGGCCCTTCACCTGGCCTTCGTGCCATTCCCAGATCCACTCCCGATCTtgttcccattcccattcccatgcCCAATCCATTTACCACATAAAAAGTACAGTCACAACTCTGGAGCCCTACTAGAGACATTTAGGAAGTGCAATATATTTGTCAGCATATTAAATGAATTCCTCAACCGCACAGTTCACTCGTTAAGTGTGCTCCCATAAACTTTCGAGTTGAACCATGATTATTggctcgaaaaaaaaaaacatttcatcTGTATAAAAATGCTATGCTATGGctacgtatgtatatattagCGCCATAAAAACGCACTCGTTTCCAGTTTTGCTGTTTAAACAAGTCGCATTAGAATGATTGTCTTTTTCAGGCGCAATTAAAGCAGCGCAACTGGAAAAACTGCGTGTGAATGGAATACCCCGGACTTGATGTGGTCCCAGCTTCAGCTTTATACTCACTCACTCGGTGCCCCAATGTCATCCGATGCATGTGTCGGATGCCCAGGGAAAAAGGGGCTATGCCAAATGGGGGATTGGGTGGACCGTTTATGGTGCACGAAGCTTTGTTTTTGCGCCTTTGCATATCTCAAATTAATTAGCACATAAAACTGAGACCCGGCTTTAAACTACGGCTCCTAACAGATGTATGGGATGTGGATTGTGCATTGTGGGAAATGCTGAGGTTCGAAGTCGGAATGAACTCGTAAAACTACAGATTTTCAACAAAACATTTGTGAGAGATTTGAACCACTCAATCGCTTACCGAACCAgtgctaaaaccaaaaaataaaattactcAGATAAATTGTTTGGATTCCTTTAAAAATGGAACTGTGAGCAAAACAAGACCCTTAAGTTTAAGAGTCTTTAATATTCCAAATACCTAAGTTCATTATTTCataacataaattatataattctCGATTTGTTTTCACTGCTAGAATATTAGCTTTTGGTAATTCTGCTAATTTGCCCCAACTTTTTCATGATTGGCATTTCATTACCTGTTGGCTGTTCTTGGTCAGAACTCGCTGCTTTTCGGGGCTTATTGTTTGGCAATTAAATTGGTTGTATTCCTTGCgaataatatatgttttttatgcaccgttaaataattgtatttatcGCGCTGCTACGCCctgtatatctgtatatctgtacttataatttttttattttgcacttgtttggtgtttgtttattttaactCGTGTTGTTTGTGGATTAAATTTTAGAAAATTGCTCGTCAGCTCAATGTGgactgtttgtgtttttgcttaTAGTGGATCTTGGCGTTGCTGGTGCGCGGAGTTCTCAACGAGGCTTGGCAATTCTTGCAAACTGGCGAAAACATTAAAACCGTTGGCTGGCACACAATGGGCGAATGGCAGAGGGCATTGAAATCGAACCAATTtgggcgcaaaaaaaaaataccctATTTGACGCTTTTCTCAACGGATCTTCTGCAAATACGAGCGGATTTACGAGCGGTTAGCGGTACGTCGGCGGTACTATGAGCGGTACTATGAGCGGTACTGTGAGCGGAGCGGTCTCTTGATCAACGTTCGTGCACTTCAAGCGGTGGAAAGTATCTGAGCGGCGTTCGACGGCCGCTTAAATACACAGAAATCGCATCCGCGGAACGGGCGGCAGTGGAACGCGGCTTATCAcccgcccaccgccccctttTACCGTTTTCACTGCCGCACGCCGCACTGTTCCATTCCCACTGTTCGCACGCTGTGAGCGCGCGCGCTTGCTTGCTAATTGATATTCAAATTGCGATCATCGCCAAGTGCGACCAGCAATTGCAAATCAATGCAATGATAACGCCGAAGaaagcaaatcaaaacaagaaaTGTTCAGCCTCTGATGACCTCGATACGATTGAGTTGAATTCCTCCAGAGATCAAAAGTTGAGCTCCCACTTATTAATCATTTTCGAAATTAAAGTAAGATGCAGCATGAAGTATTCAGGAATTAATCATATGTAACCATTAAATAAAGAAACTAATTACTAGTCTGGAGTACCAAAATGTATTCAAAGACAAGTGACCCCCAAATGATCGATTCAGAAATCGATTAACAATAAGAAAGCATTGCCTAAGGTGCAAGGATTATTTTTACGATGCGTATATGGCAATTGCAAATCGTGATCGCCACGTGATCTACCTTGAGCCCGAAATAAACAGTTCAGATGAGTCAAGTGCGGTACAAATCGTAGAAATGATAATCGCATAACGTTATCCGAACTTAAACGTAACTGGCCGATCGGGTGACAATGCCGatgattattttgaaaattcaaCTTCGAATCCCTTTTTGTGAACAATTAACGGCAGCAGGCATCGGCTTAAGTGATCAAAAGAATTATACTTGAGACTTAATAGCGGCATTATCATTATTGTTCATATTGTTACATATAGCGGgcgagtatatatgtatatgtatatgtatatgtatatgtatatgtatatgtatatgtatatgtatatgtatatgtatatgtatatgtatatgtatatgtatatgtatatgtatatgtatatgtatatgtatatgtatatgtatatgtatatgtatagcGATTAAACGTATTGTTGTCAGGGCGATTACTGATACTACCACTCGATCAGAGCGAGCAATGATCGTGTAAGCTGGCCATGTGACTTGTGAGCTtacaaaaaaacgaaaaagtaACCAAGTATAGGGATTTTCGAAACCCATATTGAGATGGAAATTAATCGAACTTAGTGATGCAATTGGAGCAGCTCATTAATCATTATATCATGCGAATAACGAATATCTGCCATAAAGTCGATCATTATTGTCTAATTGCTTAATTGTTAGCAACACTTTGGTGGGCGTTTTTTTCGCCCACTTTGTTTGTGAGTCATCTGCATTCGGGATGTTTATGCGGGCCGAAAAACGCGAATAAAGG contains these protein-coding regions:
- the LOC6524063 gene encoding synaptic vesicle glycoprotein 2B — encoded protein: MVEGDSAKGKSESYNVEAGLQPNYNQSSASNQASNHPTGQAIAPATGNATSHIDNRAIIQPYSLGTGPKQPEYQFAADNRGYEPDSHANGKQQDVERDAPDGGHGGHGPPGRGKGRKKSIPLPEPTAPIVANFERAIELCGYGKFHYILLAICGLVSTSEEMDVISMSFILPSAECDLDLNTETKGWLNSIIFIGMMVGAYFWGSIADSFGRKKVLIVISFMNAFCIVASSFSQTYSFFMLFRFLNGAALGGSGPVIWSYFAEFQPKAKRGSMLSFMAAFWTFGNLFVASLAWLIIPRTIGVTTQYFTYNSWRIFLLVCSLPSFLVGFLLFYLPESPKFLLTRGKKDRALAIFRGIFVTNTKRRPDEYMVYDLEVDEKLLESNGSVKNKYSRMISGMVDHSRALFKSPILRFTIVSITINFTFHIGYYGLLMWFPELFNRFEEYEKAFPDQSAGVCAVTDYVVNLAKEQSNNGTCSSDIPQSVFMESLISLASALPANLLAILGMDMLGRKFFLIAGTMTAGICSALMYFVRSSVQNLVVSAIFSGAISAANAALDCLITEVFPTKLRATGVAISMVAARLGGIIGNIVIAQLLDNYCPSPTFIVSGLLIGGGLMCLLLPNTTRKELN